Proteins encoded by one window of Anaerolineales bacterium:
- a CDS encoding serpin family protein, with translation MAFPSACSPSSGQAAAAQSGLPRETAPQVPDADFAELVRGNSGFAFDLYREISPGEGNLFYSPYSISIALAMTYAGARNRTAEEMAQALHFTLPQERLHPAFNKLALELAGRAAAAGLDPDQAFQLNVANALWGQTGFPFRQDFLDLLARNYAAGMRLADFKQAPEAARRAINDWVSRETKDKVEEIIPAPPPEIITVLTRLVLANAVYFKAAWLYPFESHATRPGAFRLLDGTTVEAPMMHGQARLPSMHEDGFTAVELPYAGSQVSMLFLVPDEGRFREVESRLDAGWLDAAVASLKSGRVDLMLPKFRFDWTAEGLPQAFQSLGMAEAFTMNADFSGMDGELDLYICAILHKAFVAVDEAGTEAAASTVVVMFEKAAQMSSASITIDRPFFFLIRDNPTGTILFLGRVMNPAA, from the coding sequence ATGGCATTTCCATCTGCTTGTTCCCCTTCTTCCGGCCAAGCCGCGGCGGCGCAATCCGGCTTGCCGCGGGAGACCGCGCCGCAGGTGCCGGACGCCGACTTCGCCGAATTGGTCCGCGGCAATTCCGGTTTCGCCTTCGACCTGTACCGGGAAATTTCCCCGGGGGAAGGCAACCTCTTCTATTCCCCTTACAGCATTTCCATTGCGCTGGCGATGACCTACGCCGGGGCAAGAAACCGGACGGCGGAGGAGATGGCGCAGGCGCTGCATTTCACCCTGCCGCAGGAACGCCTGCACCCGGCTTTCAATAAATTGGCGCTGGAACTGGCGGGCCGAGCCGCGGCCGCCGGCTTGGATCCCGATCAGGCGTTCCAATTAAACGTCGCCAACGCGCTTTGGGGGCAGACCGGTTTCCCGTTCCGGCAGGATTTCCTGGACCTGCTCGCGCGCAATTACGCGGCCGGCATGCGCCTGGCGGATTTCAAACAGGCTCCCGAAGCCGCCCGGCGGGCGATCAACGATTGGGTGTCCCGGGAGACTAAGGATAAAGTCGAGGAAATCATCCCGGCCCCGCCGCCCGAGATCATCACCGTACTCACCCGCCTGGTGCTGGCCAACGCCGTGTATTTCAAGGCCGCCTGGCTGTACCCCTTTGAATCGCATGCCACCCGGCCGGGCGCATTTCGCCTTTTGGATGGGACCACCGTCGAAGCGCCGATGATGCACGGGCAAGCCCGGTTGCCGAGCATGCACGAAGATGGATTCACCGCCGTGGAGTTGCCCTACGCCGGGAGCCAGGTCTCGATGCTGTTCCTGGTTCCGGATGAGGGGCGTTTCCGCGAGGTGGAATCCCGATTGGATGCCGGATGGTTGGATGCGGCGGTGGCCAGCCTGAAATCCGGGCGGGTCGATCTGATGCTTCCGAAATTCCGCTTCGATTGGACGGCGGAAGGATTGCCGCAGGCATTCCAATCCCTCGGCATGGCGGAAGCCTTCACCATGAACGCGGATTTCTCGGGCATGGACGGCGAACTGGACCTGTACATCTGCGCCATCCTTCACAAGGCGTTCGTTGCTGTCGACGAAGCGGGAACCGAGGCCGCCGCTTCGACGGTCGTGGTCATGTTCGAAAAAGCCGCCCAGATGAGCTCCGCCAGCATCACCATCGACCGCCCGTTCTTCTTTCTGATCCGCGACAATCCGACCGGGACGATCCTCTTCCTCGGCCGGGT